One stretch of Bacillota bacterium DNA includes these proteins:
- a CDS encoding dihydroorotase: MDIIQITGGRVVDPTSGLDAETCILIHQGRVASVNREPISEGPLTIDASGLLVLPGLVDVHAHLRTPGEESKEDLDSGTKAAAAGGFTTIVAMPNTDPPMDNPGLLALMRRQAQGLKADVLFAGAVSVGRKGITMSPMTQLARASAPIFTDDGNNISTAGLLRQALLQCSELGVAVADHCEDPSLVYDPGIAEGPIATSLGLRGVPVSAETAAVARDLAVAAGTGGHLHIQHISTEAALEMVALAKARGVRVTAEVTPHHLTLTSDDVARLGTLGKVNPPLRSARDRDALRRGLARGTIDMIATDHAPHLTSDKNCPFKEGKPGVIGLETCLSLACSLVEEGLLEWPDLARVLSLNPARLLGLDDRGSLSPGSRGDLILVDPQAGWTPRAEGYQSKSRNCPYAYLNLRLKGKVILTVAGGRVVYEASCGGRRLVAGQG; encoded by the coding sequence GTGGATATCATCCAGATAACCGGCGGTAGGGTCGTGGACCCCACCAGTGGGCTAGACGCCGAGACCTGCATCCTGATCCACCAGGGACGTGTGGCCAGCGTAAACCGGGAGCCCATTTCGGAGGGGCCCCTCACCATCGATGCCTCGGGTCTCCTGGTCCTGCCTGGCCTCGTGGATGTGCACGCCCACCTTCGAACCCCTGGTGAGGAGTCAAAGGAGGACCTGGATTCGGGTACAAAGGCCGCGGCCGCCGGTGGCTTCACCACCATCGTGGCAATGCCCAACACCGATCCTCCCATGGACAACCCCGGACTCCTCGCCCTGATGCGCCGTCAAGCCCAGGGACTCAAAGCGGACGTGCTCTTTGCCGGGGCGGTGTCCGTTGGCCGCAAGGGAATAACCATGTCGCCCATGACCCAGCTGGCGCGGGCCTCGGCACCCATCTTCACCGATGACGGGAACAACATCAGCACCGCGGGGCTACTCAGGCAGGCACTGCTTCAGTGTAGTGAGCTGGGGGTGGCCGTGGCCGACCACTGTGAGGACCCCTCGCTGGTGTACGATCCTGGGATAGCGGAAGGGCCCATCGCCACCTCCTTGGGTCTCAGGGGCGTGCCTGTATCCGCTGAGACGGCAGCAGTGGCCAGGGACCTGGCAGTGGCAGCGGGGACAGGGGGCCATCTCCACATACAACACATCTCAACCGAGGCAGCCCTGGAAATGGTGGCCCTGGCCAAGGCCCGCGGTGTTAGGGTCACCGCTGAGGTCACTCCTCATCACCTCACCCTCACATCAGACGATGTGGCGCGCCTGGGTACCCTGGGGAAGGTAAACCCGCCTCTCCGGTCCGCCCGGGACAGGGACGCGCTGCGCAGGGGCCTGGCCAGAGGCACCATAGACATGATCGCCACGGACCACGCCCCCCACCTCACCTCCGATAAGAACTGCCCCTTCAAGGAGGGAAAGCCCGGGGTCATTGGACTGGAGACCTGCCTCTCCCTGGCGTGCTCGCTGGTTGAAGAGGGGCTGCTAGAGTGGCCTGATCTGGCCCGGGTGCTCTCCCTTAACCCGGCACGTCTTCTCGGGCTGGATGACAGGGGAAGCCTTTCTCCCGGGAGCAGGGGTGACCTGATCCTGGTGGACCCCCAGGCCGGGTGGACTCCCAGGGCGGAAGGGTACCAGAGCAAGTCGAGGAACTGTCCCTATGCCTACTTGAACCTCCGGTTGAAGGGCAAGGTTATACTGACCGTAGCCGGGGGAAGGGTGGTGTACGAGGCATCCTGCGGTGGGCGGCGCCTGGTAGCGGGTCAAGGGTAG
- a CDS encoding zinc ribbon domain-containing protein — VDRFFPSSRLCLKCGTIKDDLTLNDRTFVCECGYTAGRDWNAAFNIEAEALRIHTGRSGFTDSLNGRGQDVRLFGAILDEASKLAEERRPSKLAV, encoded by the coding sequence AAGTTGACCGGTTCTTTCCGTCAAGTCGCCTGTGTCTTAAGTGTGGGACTATTAAGGATGACTTGACGCTGAATGACCGAACATTTGTTTGTGAGTGCGGTTACACCGCAGGCAGAGATTGGAATGCTGCCTTTAACATTGAGGCGGAAGCGTTAAGAATCCATACTGGCCGGAGTGGGTTCACGGACAGTCTAAACGGGCGTGGACAGGATGTAAGACTTTTCGGAGCAATCCTGGATGAAGCGTCAAAATTGGCCGAAGAGAGGCGGCCTTCCAAACTTGCGGTTTAG